In Streptomyces sp. 840.1, one DNA window encodes the following:
- a CDS encoding DUF3311 domain-containing protein yields the protein MVIALCLIAPFVAMLWVSSYAKIDPTFIGIPFFYWYQMLWVLISTALTMIAYKLWQRDQRARKGGASA from the coding sequence GTGGTCATCGCCCTCTGCCTCATCGCGCCGTTCGTGGCGATGCTCTGGGTGAGTTCGTACGCCAAGATCGACCCGACCTTCATCGGCATCCCGTTCTTCTACTGGTACCAGATGCTCTGGGTGCTCATCTCGACCGCACTCACGATGATCGCGTACAAGCTGTGGCAGCGTGACCAGCGCGCCCGCAAGGGGGGTGCGTCCGCATGA
- a CDS encoding carbohydrate ABC transporter permease, with translation MAVDTNPSDVAKTAAGRGHGGQPPAGPDGKRGRKLGAGAAAYLLLVPALAVTALLLGYPLVKNGMLSFQNLNMGQLIRHATEWNGFKNYTEILGGEDFWRVTLRTIIFTSINVALIMLFGTLVGLLLARLGKRMRLTLMLGLVLAWAMPVVAASTVYQWLFASRFGVVNYVLDKIGFHSMAEYNWTGSQVSTFFVVGLLIVWQSIPFVAINLYAATTTIPKELYEAASLDGAGNWKSFTQVTFPFMRPFLYATTFLEVIWVFKAFPQLFTINEGGPNRLTETLPIYAFVEGVGNQHYGMGAAISLLTILIMLGLTSYYLRIVLKQEEDEL, from the coding sequence ATGGCAGTAGACACCAATCCGTCGGACGTGGCTAAGACAGCCGCAGGCCGGGGGCACGGCGGGCAGCCACCCGCCGGACCGGACGGGAAACGCGGGCGGAAGCTGGGCGCGGGGGCCGCGGCCTATCTGCTGCTCGTACCCGCTCTCGCCGTGACGGCGCTCCTCCTCGGCTATCCCCTGGTGAAGAACGGCATGCTGTCGTTCCAGAACCTCAATATGGGGCAGCTGATCCGGCACGCCACCGAATGGAACGGGTTCAAGAACTACACGGAGATCCTCGGTGGTGAGGACTTCTGGCGCGTCACCCTCCGCACCATCATCTTCACCAGCATCAACGTCGCGCTGATCATGCTGTTCGGCACGCTGGTCGGACTGCTGCTCGCCCGCCTCGGCAAGCGGATGCGCCTCACCCTGATGCTGGGCCTCGTGCTCGCCTGGGCCATGCCCGTCGTCGCGGCGTCCACGGTCTACCAGTGGCTCTTCGCCTCGCGGTTCGGCGTCGTGAACTACGTGCTCGACAAAATCGGCTTCCACTCCATGGCCGAGTACAACTGGACCGGCTCGCAGGTCTCCACCTTCTTCGTGGTCGGGCTGCTGATCGTCTGGCAGTCGATCCCCTTCGTGGCGATCAACCTCTACGCCGCCACCACGACGATCCCCAAGGAACTCTACGAAGCCGCCTCGCTCGACGGGGCCGGCAACTGGAAGAGCTTCACACAGGTGACGTTCCCGTTCATGCGGCCCTTCCTCTACGCCACGACCTTCCTCGAGGTCATCTGGGTGTTCAAGGCGTTCCCGCAGCTGTTCACCATCAACGAGGGCGGCCCCAACCGCCTCACCGAGACGCTGCCCATCTACGCCTTCGTCGAAGGGGTCGGAAACCAGCACTACGGCATGGGCGCCGCGATCTCGCTGCTCACCATCCTGATCATGCTGGGGCTGACCTCGTACTACCTCCGCATCGTTCTCAAGCAAGAGGAGGACGAGCTGTGA
- a CDS encoding GntR family transcriptional regulator: protein MGVDGGSSETETGGGAGTRTARVPKYYRLKRHLLDMTDTMPPGTPVPPERTLAAEFDTSRTTVRQALQELVVEGRLERIQGKGTFVAKPKVSQALQLTSYTEDMRAQGLEPTSQLLDIGYVTADDTLAGLLDITAGGRVLRIERLRLASGEPMAIETTHLSAKRFPALRRSLVKYTSLYTALAEVYDVRLAEAEETIETSLATPSEAGLLGTDVGLPMLMLSRHSLDEQGEPVEWVRSVYRGDRYKFVARLKRPLD, encoded by the coding sequence ATGGGCGTCGACGGGGGCAGTTCGGAGACCGAGACGGGCGGGGGCGCCGGGACGCGTACCGCGCGCGTTCCGAAGTACTACCGGCTGAAGCGGCATCTCCTCGACATGACGGACACGATGCCGCCCGGCACCCCGGTGCCCCCGGAACGGACCCTGGCCGCCGAGTTCGACACCTCGCGCACCACCGTGCGCCAGGCTCTCCAGGAACTGGTCGTCGAAGGCCGGCTGGAACGCATCCAGGGCAAGGGCACCTTCGTCGCCAAGCCGAAGGTCTCGCAGGCCCTGCAACTCACCTCCTACACCGAGGACATGCGCGCCCAGGGACTGGAACCGACGTCCCAGCTGCTGGACATCGGCTACGTCACGGCCGACGACACCCTCGCCGGACTCCTCGACATCACCGCCGGCGGCCGCGTGCTGCGGATCGAGCGGCTGCGGCTGGCGAGCGGTGAGCCGATGGCGATCGAGACCACCCACCTCTCGGCCAAGCGCTTCCCGGCGCTGCGGCGTTCACTGGTGAAGTACACCTCTCTCTACACGGCCCTGGCCGAGGTGTACGACGTCCGGCTGGCCGAGGCCGAGGAGACCATCGAGACCTCGCTCGCCACCCCGAGCGAGGCCGGACTGCTCGGCACGGATGTGGGCCTGCCGATGCTGATGCTGTCCCGTCACTCGCTGGACGAGCAGGGTGAGCCGGTCGAGTGGGTCCGTTCGGTCTACCGAGGTGACCGCTACAAGTTCGTGGCCCGCCTGAAGCGTCCACTGGACTGA
- a CDS encoding GNAT family N-acetyltransferase: MDITIRPVEPAEYAALGEITAEAYLGDGLLDFGADDPYLVQLRDVPRRAAEAEVLVAADARGHVLGGVTYAPPGNRWADIAAPDEAEFRMLAVSREARGAGAGEALVRACIDRARATPGVTGIVLSTQPAMRGAHRIYGRLGFVRTPEKDWYPIEGLSLLTYRLEFPAVS; the protein is encoded by the coding sequence ATGGACATAACCATCAGGCCGGTCGAGCCCGCCGAGTACGCCGCCCTCGGCGAGATCACCGCCGAGGCCTATCTCGGGGACGGGCTGCTGGACTTCGGCGCCGACGATCCGTATCTGGTGCAACTGCGCGACGTCCCCAGGCGGGCCGCCGAGGCCGAGGTGCTTGTCGCGGCGGACGCGCGGGGCCACGTCCTCGGCGGGGTCACCTACGCGCCTCCGGGCAATCGCTGGGCCGATATCGCGGCGCCCGACGAGGCCGAGTTCCGGATGCTCGCGGTCTCCCGCGAGGCCCGCGGCGCCGGGGCGGGCGAGGCGCTCGTACGGGCCTGTATCGACCGCGCACGGGCCACCCCGGGGGTCACCGGCATCGTCCTGTCGACGCAGCCGGCGATGCGCGGCGCCCATAGGATCTACGGGCGCCTCGGCTTCGTCCGGACCCCCGAGAAGGACTGGTATCCCATCGAAGGGCTCTCGCTGCTGACGTACCGCCTGGAGTTCCCGGCGGTCTCTTGA
- a CDS encoding extracellular solute-binding protein, with amino-acid sequence MKRKLIAAIGVAGMVFGMAACGSDDDSGDGKKAGAEGYAGQTLTVWTMSGSNPPGWTKTVTDEFEKKTKAKLKIEVQEWNGIQQKVTTALSESNPPDVLEIGNTQTPAYAKTGGLAELADVKKEIGGAWPDAVNAPSVFEGKQYALPWYFGNRVVMYNKKVFKDAGITETPKTRADLFKAFDAIKKKGDAEPIYLPGQNWYFFDGLLVGQGVEPVKKEGDKYVSNLADPKVAAAMDVYKKYQSYSKAPKDKDEATPQQAEVFAKGKTGAIIAMGYEAGTAIKANPKLEKDIGFFTIPGETAEKPEGVFLGGSNFAVAAGSKKQDLAKEFLKIALSEANDGALVKEAGWTPKSEAMQKFAVGQPAAEAAGPAAAKSGGTTPLIPEWAPVENPPNPIKTYMTLVLQGKSSADAAKQVEGELNKRLSQQQ; translated from the coding sequence GTGAAGCGCAAGCTCATCGCGGCGATCGGCGTCGCGGGCATGGTGTTCGGCATGGCGGCCTGTGGTTCGGACGACGACAGCGGCGACGGCAAGAAGGCCGGTGCCGAAGGATACGCGGGCCAGACCCTGACTGTCTGGACGATGTCCGGCTCGAACCCGCCCGGTTGGACCAAGACGGTCACCGACGAGTTCGAGAAGAAGACCAAGGCCAAGCTGAAGATCGAAGTCCAGGAATGGAACGGTATTCAGCAGAAGGTCACCACGGCGCTCTCCGAGTCCAACCCGCCCGACGTGCTGGAGATCGGTAACACCCAGACCCCGGCGTACGCCAAGACCGGCGGTCTCGCCGAGCTCGCCGACGTGAAGAAGGAGATCGGCGGCGCCTGGCCCGACGCGGTCAACGCCCCCTCCGTCTTCGAGGGCAAGCAGTACGCGCTGCCGTGGTACTTCGGTAACCGCGTCGTCATGTACAACAAGAAGGTCTTCAAGGACGCCGGTATCACCGAGACGCCGAAGACCCGCGCGGACCTCTTCAAGGCCTTCGACGCCATCAAGAAGAAGGGTGACGCCGAGCCGATCTACCTGCCCGGCCAGAACTGGTACTTCTTCGACGGTCTGCTCGTCGGTCAGGGTGTCGAGCCGGTCAAGAAGGAAGGCGACAAGTACGTCTCCAACCTGGCCGACCCGAAGGTCGCCGCGGCCATGGACGTGTACAAGAAGTACCAGTCCTACTCCAAGGCCCCCAAGGACAAGGACGAGGCCACCCCGCAGCAGGCCGAGGTCTTCGCCAAGGGCAAGACCGGCGCCATCATCGCGATGGGCTACGAGGCCGGTACGGCCATCAAGGCCAACCCGAAGCTCGAGAAGGACATCGGCTTCTTCACCATCCCCGGTGAGACCGCCGAGAAGCCCGAGGGTGTCTTCCTCGGTGGCTCCAACTTCGCCGTCGCCGCGGGCAGCAAGAAGCAGGACCTCGCCAAGGAGTTCCTGAAGATCGCCCTCAGCGAGGCGAACGACGGCGCTCTCGTCAAGGAGGCCGGCTGGACCCCGAAGTCCGAGGCCATGCAGAAGTTCGCCGTGGGCCAGCCCGCGGCCGAGGCTGCCGGCCCCGCCGCCGCCAAGTCCGGTGGCACGACGCCGCTGATCCCGGAATGGGCGCCGGTCGAGAACCCGCCGAACCCGATCAAGACCTACATGACACTGGTCCTGCAGGGTAAGTCGTCCGCCGACGCGGCCAAGCAGGTCGAGGGCGAGCTCAACAAGCGCCTGAGCCAGCAGCAGTAG
- the mctP gene encoding monocarboxylate uptake permease MctP yields MKDGVNGIALGVFIFFFLAVTVVGFMAARWRKAENEASLDEWGLGGRSFGTWVTWFLLGGDLYTAYTFVAVPAAIYAAGAAGFFAVPYTILVYPLIFTFLPRLWSVSHKHGYVTTSDFVRGRFGSKGLSLAVAVTGILATMPYIALQLVGIQAVLDVMGVGGGEDTNWFVKDLPLLIAFAVLAAYTYSSGLRAPALIAFVKDGLIYLVIAVAIIYIPIKLGGFDDIFAAAQEKFAGPPGGKPTGALAPGVDGQWGYATLALGSALALFMYPHSITATLSSRSRNVIRRNTTILPLYSLMLGLLALLGFMAIAAGVKVDNGQLAIPQLFEDMFPDWFAGVAFAAIGIGALVPAAIMSIAAANLFTRNIYKDFLKPDATPAQETRVSKLVSLLVKVGALAFVLTMDKTVAINFQLLGGIWILQTMPALVGGLFTRWFHRWALLAGWAVGMVYGTAAAYGVASPTQAHFGGSSKEIPGIGEIGYIGLTAFVLNVVVTVVLTFVLNAVKAPAGIDETSPADYTADAGDPGVKTELPPATAGAPGGH; encoded by the coding sequence ATGAAGGACGGCGTGAACGGCATCGCGCTCGGCGTCTTCATCTTCTTCTTCCTGGCCGTCACGGTCGTCGGCTTCATGGCCGCCCGGTGGCGCAAGGCGGAGAACGAGGCCAGCCTCGACGAATGGGGCCTGGGCGGACGGTCCTTCGGCACCTGGGTCACCTGGTTCCTGCTCGGCGGCGACCTCTACACCGCGTACACCTTCGTGGCCGTACCGGCGGCGATCTACGCGGCCGGCGCGGCCGGCTTCTTCGCGGTGCCCTACACCATCCTTGTGTACCCGCTGATCTTCACCTTCCTGCCGCGCCTGTGGTCGGTCTCGCACAAGCACGGCTACGTCACCACCTCGGACTTCGTCCGGGGCCGGTTCGGCTCCAAGGGACTCTCGCTGGCCGTCGCGGTCACCGGCATCCTCGCCACCATGCCGTACATCGCGCTCCAGCTCGTCGGCATCCAGGCGGTGCTCGACGTGATGGGCGTCGGCGGCGGCGAGGACACCAACTGGTTCGTCAAGGACCTGCCGCTGCTGATCGCGTTCGCGGTGCTCGCCGCGTACACCTACTCCTCGGGCCTGCGCGCGCCCGCGCTGATCGCCTTCGTCAAGGACGGGCTGATCTACCTGGTCATCGCCGTGGCGATCATCTACATCCCGATCAAGCTCGGCGGCTTCGACGACATCTTCGCTGCCGCGCAGGAGAAGTTCGCCGGACCGCCGGGCGGCAAGCCGACCGGTGCGCTCGCGCCCGGCGTGGACGGCCAGTGGGGTTACGCCACGCTCGCGTTGGGCTCGGCGCTGGCGCTGTTCATGTACCCGCACTCCATCACGGCGACGCTCTCCAGCCGCAGCCGCAACGTGATCCGCCGCAACACCACGATCCTGCCGCTCTACTCGCTGATGCTGGGCCTGCTCGCGCTGCTCGGCTTCATGGCGATCGCCGCCGGGGTCAAGGTGGACAACGGCCAGCTGGCGATCCCGCAGCTGTTCGAGGACATGTTCCCCGACTGGTTCGCGGGGGTGGCGTTCGCCGCCATCGGCATCGGTGCCCTGGTCCCCGCGGCGATCATGTCGATCGCGGCGGCGAACCTGTTCACCCGGAACATCTACAAGGACTTCCTGAAGCCCGACGCGACCCCCGCCCAGGAGACCAGGGTCTCCAAGCTGGTGTCGCTGCTGGTGAAGGTCGGCGCGCTCGCCTTCGTCCTCACCATGGACAAGACGGTCGCGATCAACTTCCAGCTGCTCGGCGGGATCTGGATCCTCCAGACGATGCCGGCCCTGGTCGGCGGCCTGTTCACCCGGTGGTTCCACCGCTGGGCGCTGCTCGCGGGCTGGGCGGTCGGCATGGTCTACGGGACGGCTGCCGCCTACGGGGTCGCCAGCCCCACCCAGGCGCACTTCGGCGGCTCGTCCAAGGAGATCCCGGGCATCGGCGAGATCGGCTACATCGGCCTGACGGCGTTCGTGCTGAACGTCGTGGTGACCGTCGTCCTCACCTTCGTCCTGAACGCCGTGAAGGCGCCTGCGGGGATCGACGAGACCTCTCCCGCCGACTACACCGCCGACGCGGGCGACCCGGGCGTGAAGACGGAGCTCCCGCCGGCCACGGCCGGTGCGCCCGGCGGTCACTGA